A region of Periophthalmus magnuspinnatus isolate fPerMag1 chromosome 13, fPerMag1.2.pri, whole genome shotgun sequence DNA encodes the following proteins:
- the slc19a3b gene encoding solute carrier family 19 member 3b produces MSCWKKLKSANWAYPTAVLCLYGFFASSRVAEPFLTPYLIGPYKNISEEVVTNYLFPIWTYSYLSFLLPVFLLTDFLKHKPVIVIQGLFLVSNYVLLCFVPGLAAMVFLQVNYAVVTSTEVAYFSYIYSVIPIENYQRATGYLRGALLVGYTFAASLGQLLVSVAGLDYFYLNAITLGLEIVAFLISLCLPMPKTSLFFKGTQAFPTENDTLRHKSDIQWCSRENITRAGRLLLQSFKESYSSSKLICWSLWWALATAGYVQIFNYAQLLWNHIEPSAASSTYNGAVEAVSCLAGAAAAFCVGHVKVTWAVWGELSLGLFSAAGTGAVFLMALTSNIWACYAGYVIFKSCYMLLITIAVFQIASNLSMECYALTFGINTFVALLLQTIVTFIVVDDTALGLDIVTQFIIYGCYYAVISVLFLIRGMYTACTNQSHSEEKDSSVKVVYEERF; encoded by the exons ATGAGTTGTTGGAAAAAACTGAAGTCCGCCAACTGGGCTTATCCTACTGCAGTTTTGTGTCTCTATGGGTTTTTTGCTTCCAGCAGAGTAGCAGAGCCCTTCCTGACGCCATACCTGATTGGACCTTACAAGAACATTTCTGAAGAAGTG GTGACCAACTATCTGTTTCCTATATGGACCTACTCTTACCTGAGTTTCCTTCTACCTGTGTTTCTGCTGACCGACTTCTTAAAACACAAGCCTGTCATTGTAATTCAAGGACTCTTCCTGGTTTCCAACTATGTGTTGCTCTGTTTTGTTCCAGGTTTAGCTGCGATGGTCTTTCTACAG GTTAACTATGCGGTGGTGACATCAACAGAAGTGGCTTATTTTTCATACATATACAGTGTAATACCCATTGAGAATTACCAAAGAGCAACGGGTTACCTTCGTGGTGCTTTGTTGGTTGGTTACACATTTGCAGCATCTCTTGGCCagttgcttgtctctgtggctG GTTTGGATTACTTCTATCTCAACGCCATCACTCTTGGACTAGAAATTGTGGCTTTTCTCATCTCTTTATGTTTGCCAATGCCCAAGACAAGCTTGTTCTTCAAAGGGACACAGGCCTTTCCCACAGAGAATGACACTCTTAGACACAAGAGTGACATCCAGTGGTGCAGCAGAGAAAATATAACAAGAGCAGGGCGTTTACTTTTGCAAAGTTTTAAGGAGTCCTACTCTTCAAG TAAGTTAATCTGTTGGTCACTGTGGTGGGCTTTGGCCACTGCAGGCTACGTCCAGATTTTCAACTACGCCCAGTTATTGTGGAACCACATCGAGCCATCAGCGGCATCATCTACATACAACGGAGCTGTTGAGGCTGTCAGCTGTCTGGCAG GTGCAGCAGCTGCGTTCTGTGTGGGTCATGTTAAAGTGACCTGGGCAGTGTGGGGTGAGCTGTCCCTAGGCCTGTTCTCAGCTGCAGGGACTGGTGCAGTTTTTCTTATGGCACTGACCAGTAATATTTGGGCTTGCTATGCTGGTTATGTTATATTCAAATCATGCTACATGCTGCTCATTACCATTGCTGT atttcagattGCTTCAAACCTGTCCATGGAGTGCTACGCCCTGACGTTTGGCATCAACACATTTGTGGCACTGTTACTACAAACCATTGTGACTTTCATAGTTGTGGATGACACTGCTTTGGGACTGGACATTGTGACACAG
- the daw1 gene encoding dynein assembly factor with WDR repeat domains 1 isoform X2 codes for MKLKRFCLRYYPPGFIIEYEKEGQLRTKSIDLLELSTETDPDELVKEIVKSEPLITEHWTDEVKEIIVRLQQKKTQQTHHKFCFVKVLSSHLLPLTNVAFNKSGSKFITGSYDRTCRVWDTVSGTCLLTLESHQSVVYAIAFNNPFGDKIATSSFDKTCKLWCAETGKCFHTFRGHTAEIICLAFNPQSTLVATGSMDTTAKLWDVESGEEVATLSGHKNEVLCVCFNTVGNQLITGSFDHTMVIWDVPSGRLVHTLRGHLGEISNVQFNWDCSLIVSASMDHTCKLWDTSSGNCVATLEGHKEELLDACFDLTGQLIATASADCTAQVFSAVTHEHLLTLKGHEGEISKLCFNPQSTRLLTASSDRTARLWDIKTGECLQVLSGHTDEIFSCAFNYEGDTIITGSKDNTCRIWY; via the exons ATGAAATTAAAGCGCTTCTGTCTCAGATATTACCCACCAG gttttattatagAATATGAAAAAGAAGGACAGCTAAGGACAAAGTCAATAGACCTACTGGAATTATCAACAGA GACAGATCCAGATGAATTGGTGAAAGAGATTGTAAAGTCAGAGCCTTTGATCACAGAGCACTGGACAGATGAGGTTAAGGAAATTATCGTCCGCCTTCAACAGAAGAAAACTCAGCAAACCCACCACAAGTTCTGCTTTGTCAAG GTTCTTAGCTCACACTTACTACCACTCACAAATGTTGCTTTTAACAAGTCTGGATCAAA GTTCATAACAGGGAGCTATGACAGAACATGTAGAGTATGGGACACAGTATCTGGCACATGTCTTCTGACACTTGAGTCTCATCAAAGTGTGGTGTATGCCATTGCCTTCAACAATCCTTTTGG TGACAAGATTGCCACTAGCTCTTTtgacaaaacatgcaaattgtGGTGTGCTGAGACCGGCAAGTGTTTCCATACATTTAGAGGACACACAGCAGaaatt ATTTGCCTAGCATTCAACCCTCAGAGTACATTAGTGGCAACAGGCAGCATGGATACTACTGCCAAACTGTGGGATGTGGAGAGTGGGGAGGAGGTGGCTACGCTATCC GGTCATAAAAATGAGGTCCTGTGTGTATGCTTTAACACAGTGGGAAACCAGCTCATCACTGGCTCCTTTGACCACACAATGGTTATATGGGATGTTCCTTCTGGAAG GCTTGTTCACACTCTGCGCGGTCATCTCGGGGAGATAAGCAATGTGCAGTTTAACTGGGATTGCTCACTTATTGTTTCAGCTTCTATGGACCATACCTGCAAG CTGTGGGATACATCCAGTGGGAACTGTGTGGCCACACTGGAAGGGCACAAAGAGGAGCTGCTGGATGCATGCTTTGATTTGACTGGACAGCTGATAGCTACAGCCTCTGCAGATT GCACAGCACAAGTGTTCAGTGCAGTAACACATGAACATCTATTAACCCTGAAGGGCCATGAGGGTGAGATCTCCAAG CTGTGCTTCAACCCCCAAAGCACACGACTGCTGACTGCCAGCTCTGATCGGACAGCACGTTTATGGGACATCAAGACCGGAGAGTGTCTGCAAGTATTAAGTGGTCACACTGATGAGATATTCTCCTGTGCTTTCAACTATGAGGGAGACACCATTATTACCG GTAGCAAGGATAACACGTGTCGCATCTGGTACTAG
- the daw1 gene encoding dynein assembly factor with WDR repeat domains 1 isoform X1 → MKLKRFCLRYYPPGFIIEYEKEGQLRTKSIDLLELSTETDPDELVKEIVKSEPLITEHWTDEVKEIIVRLQQKKTQQTHHKFCFVKVLSSHLLPLTNVAFNKSGSKFITGSYDRTCRVWDTVSGTCLLTLESHQSVVYAIAFNNPFGDKIATSSFDKTCKLWCAETGKCFHTFRGHTAEIICLAFNPQSTLVATGSMDTTAKLWDVESGEEVATLSGHKNEVLCVCFNTVGNQLITGSFDHTMVIWDVPSGRLVHTLRGHLGEISNVQFNWDCSLIVSASMDHTCKAWLSLQLWDTSSGNCVATLEGHKEELLDACFDLTGQLIATASADCTAQVFSAVTHEHLLTLKGHEGEISKLCFNPQSTRLLTASSDRTARLWDIKTGECLQVLSGHTDEIFSCAFNYEGDTIITGSKDNTCRIWY, encoded by the exons ATGAAATTAAAGCGCTTCTGTCTCAGATATTACCCACCAG gttttattatagAATATGAAAAAGAAGGACAGCTAAGGACAAAGTCAATAGACCTACTGGAATTATCAACAGA GACAGATCCAGATGAATTGGTGAAAGAGATTGTAAAGTCAGAGCCTTTGATCACAGAGCACTGGACAGATGAGGTTAAGGAAATTATCGTCCGCCTTCAACAGAAGAAAACTCAGCAAACCCACCACAAGTTCTGCTTTGTCAAG GTTCTTAGCTCACACTTACTACCACTCACAAATGTTGCTTTTAACAAGTCTGGATCAAA GTTCATAACAGGGAGCTATGACAGAACATGTAGAGTATGGGACACAGTATCTGGCACATGTCTTCTGACACTTGAGTCTCATCAAAGTGTGGTGTATGCCATTGCCTTCAACAATCCTTTTGG TGACAAGATTGCCACTAGCTCTTTtgacaaaacatgcaaattgtGGTGTGCTGAGACCGGCAAGTGTTTCCATACATTTAGAGGACACACAGCAGaaatt ATTTGCCTAGCATTCAACCCTCAGAGTACATTAGTGGCAACAGGCAGCATGGATACTACTGCCAAACTGTGGGATGTGGAGAGTGGGGAGGAGGTGGCTACGCTATCC GGTCATAAAAATGAGGTCCTGTGTGTATGCTTTAACACAGTGGGAAACCAGCTCATCACTGGCTCCTTTGACCACACAATGGTTATATGGGATGTTCCTTCTGGAAG GCTTGTTCACACTCTGCGCGGTCATCTCGGGGAGATAAGCAATGTGCAGTTTAACTGGGATTGCTCACTTATTGTTTCAGCTTCTATGGACCATACCTGCAAG GCCTGGTTGTCTTTGCAGCTGTGGGATACATCCAGTGGGAACTGTGTGGCCACACTGGAAGGGCACAAAGAGGAGCTGCTGGATGCATGCTTTGATTTGACTGGACAGCTGATAGCTACAGCCTCTGCAGATT GCACAGCACAAGTGTTCAGTGCAGTAACACATGAACATCTATTAACCCTGAAGGGCCATGAGGGTGAGATCTCCAAG CTGTGCTTCAACCCCCAAAGCACACGACTGCTGACTGCCAGCTCTGATCGGACAGCACGTTTATGGGACATCAAGACCGGAGAGTGTCTGCAAGTATTAAGTGGTCACACTGATGAGATATTCTCCTGTGCTTTCAACTATGAGGGAGACACCATTATTACCG GTAGCAAGGATAACACGTGTCGCATCTGGTACTAG